The genomic region GGCATGGTTAGTGGAGGCAGTTGAGGCAGTGCCAGGATGGGTGGGGCCCTGTTTGGAGTAGTAGAATCGACTGTTGTCAGTGTATGATTCAGGGGTGTCAACTGAACAGCAGGTGATCATACAGCCTCCCAGCAAACAGAGCGCAGTGCCCACCCAGCCAGAATACAGGGAGAAACCAAAGGACATCAGGCCTCTCTCATGATGGGCCCCAATGGGAAACCACACAGTGGAGATGATGCCACAAAAAGCTGATGAAGCAAGGACACACAATTAatatgaaatgctttttttttaaatatatgttgcatTAAAACTCTAATATAAGTGCTGGCGATATAAATagcaatacatttcaaaagtttaaACAGCAATACAGAGCGATGCATTTACTGGCTCTTATTGTCAATTACAGTTCATCATATCGAGGCCAAAGGAACTGAGTATTAGATATGAACAAATTCAAGGGTAAAATGGTAAAAACATAATCGCTCTAAGAGAAACAATCACATTATAGAGGTTACATGGTTATTCATATTCAACGAGCAATAAAATGTTTCCTATTTTCTATAATAAGACCTTTCTTTAACACATTCCATGCGTACCAGTCAGCAGTATTAGGATTCCTCCGAGCACGGATCGTTTGTTCTTGGCACTTTCCGGTTCACTGCCGAGGTTAATACAGGACATGGACATGAGCACGAGAGAGACAGCAGGCAATCCTAAAATCGATGCGGTGACCATTAGCGCTCGAGATGTCTGGATGTAAGCTGGAAAGAATGAGGAAAGGGGGAACAGTATGATTTGAACTCGGGTTTCACGATAATTCAgtgcatatgtttttatttaattaattacatttataatatacatttacacttttaattgcattttatatttttctcaGTCAGACGTCTACTCTGAGGTTCACATCGAATATCTGTTAATCACATATAAATACACTTCTTTGTATTCATGATGTTAAGGTGTTCACCAGTGAGCAATGGACTAGCAACAAAGCTGAAAAAAGATGAAGACCACAACC from Myxocyprinus asiaticus isolate MX2 ecotype Aquarium Trade chromosome 5, UBuf_Myxa_2, whole genome shotgun sequence harbors:
- the LOC127441527 gene encoding claudin-11-like, producing the protein MANTCMQFMGFVMSFLGWIGLIIATATNDWVVTCKYNMNTCKKMDELEAKGLWADCVISTALYHCITLTQILDLPAYIQTSRALMVTASILGLPAVSLVLMSMSCINLGSEPESAKNKRSVLGGILILLTAFCGIISTVWFPIGAHHERGLMSFGFSLYSGWVGTALCLLGGCMITCCSVDTPESYTDNSRFYYSKQGPTHPGTASTASTNHAKSAHV